Within Quadrisphaera setariae, the genomic segment GCGGGGACCCTCGGCGCCGTCGCCGGAGCACGAGACGAGCTGGTGCGGCTCCTGACGCAGCGCAACGACGCGCTGCGCGAGATCGGCTGCCGGCTCTACGAGGTGGGTGTCAGCGACGACCAGCCGGACGTGGTGTTCGTCGTCGAGCTGTGGGACAGCGCCGAGGCGCACCGGGCGTCGCTGGAACTGCCCGAGGTCCAGGCGGCCATCGCCCAGGCGCGGCCGCTGCTGTCGGGGGAGTTCGGCGGGTTCCGGTTCGACGTGGTCGGCTCACCCTTGCGCGACTGAGCACCTCGAGCGGCCGCGGGCTCCGCGTGGGCGGACGGGTGCAGACCTGCCGCCGGTCACCCTCAGGACGCAGCTGAGGCGCGCCGCGCCGCGATCGTCGGCGCAGTGGCCGCGGCGGCGACCGTGATGACCGCGGCGCTCATCCAGAACACCGCGGGCAGGTCGGCCTCCCGAGCCACGACGCCTGCCACCAGCGCCCCGACCGTGGCGGACCCGACGCTGGCGACCGAGAACGCCGACTGCACGCGCCCCAGCAGCTCGTCGGGCACCACCCGCTGCCGCAGGGAGACCCCGACTACGTTCCACACGAGCACGCCGACGCCGTTGGCCACCAGCAGCGCCGCCG encodes:
- a CDS encoding putative quinol monooxygenase; this translates as MTFVNAGTLGAVAGARDELVRLLTQRNDALREIGCRLYEVGVSDDQPDVVFVVELWDSAEAHRASLELPEVQAAIAQARPLLSGEFGGFRFDVVGSPLRD